Proteins encoded by one window of Rhizobium sp. NLR16a:
- a CDS encoding MurR/RpiR family transcriptional regulator: protein MDIFSTLQEDKSRLSPSENRIAEIIVNDFEFAVNASIIELAERAEVSPPTVTRFCRRLGCESFSDFKVQLARTAHIGVRYLKPESKSTDPADVAQDIITKAQNALFLLHRSLDLAAIEAAVSFIAKADMIYAFGSGGNSSMIADELQNRLFRLGLRITASSDHSMQLMMAAAAKSGDVLIGSSFSGRNMELVRAFELARDTKVKTIALTQTESPVAKAAEIVVPIDLPEGNNIYRPTSTRIAYIAMVDILASLVAYAVQPKATVTLRRIKQQLVLHRDGDDRQLLGD from the coding sequence TTGGATATCTTTTCGACATTGCAGGAAGATAAGAGCCGGCTTTCTCCTTCGGAAAACCGCATCGCGGAGATCATCGTCAACGATTTCGAGTTTGCGGTGAATGCCTCGATCATCGAGCTCGCCGAACGCGCGGAGGTCTCGCCGCCGACTGTCACCCGCTTCTGCCGGCGGCTCGGCTGCGAGAGCTTTTCCGATTTCAAGGTGCAGCTCGCCCGCACCGCCCATATCGGCGTGCGCTATCTGAAGCCGGAATCGAAAAGCACCGATCCGGCCGATGTCGCCCAGGATATCATCACCAAGGCGCAGAACGCGCTCTTCCTCCTGCACCGCTCGCTCGATCTCGCGGCAATCGAAGCGGCCGTTTCGTTCATCGCCAAGGCCGATATGATCTATGCCTTCGGCTCGGGCGGCAATTCGTCGATGATCGCCGACGAGCTGCAGAACCGCCTCTTCCGTCTCGGGCTTCGCATCACCGCCAGTTCCGACCACAGCATGCAGCTGATGATGGCGGCCGCGGCCAAATCGGGCGACGTGCTGATCGGCTCGTCCTTCTCCGGGCGCAATATGGAGCTGGTGCGGGCCTTCGAGCTTGCCCGCGACACCAAGGTGAAGACGATCGCTTTGACCCAGACGGAGAGCCCGGTTGCCAAGGCCGCCGAAATCGTCGTGCCGATCGATCTTCCCGAGGGCAACAATATCTATCGCCCGACTTCGACGCGCATCGCCTACATCGCCATGGTCGATATTCTGGCGAGCTTGGTTGCCTACGCCGTTCAGCCGAAAGCGACGGTGACCCTGCGGCGCATCAAACAGCAGCTCGTCCTTCACCGGGACGGCGACGACCGGCAATTGCTTGGAGACTGA
- a CDS encoding SDR family oxidoreductase, with protein MTQSIAIVTGAAGDIGAAIAARLAEDHDVVLLADIDAAAAAAAASKLGPAERFVAVCCDVTSEASIAELAERAAGSGVVRTLVNNAGAARATSLHETTPEIWRADNALNLEAAFLCFRAFEPMLKTSKGSVVNIASVNGLHVFGHPAYSAAKAGLLHFTRLVAVEYGKFGIRSNAVAPGTVKTQAWEARAAANPNVFEEARRWYPLQRVVDPKDVANAVAFLASPLAAAITGVCLPVDCGLTAGQAELARTFSQSEHY; from the coding sequence ATGACTCAATCGATCGCCATCGTGACGGGCGCTGCAGGCGACATCGGCGCGGCGATTGCCGCGCGTCTCGCCGAGGACCATGATGTCGTTCTGCTTGCCGATATCGATGCGGCTGCTGCCGCCGCCGCGGCTTCGAAACTCGGGCCGGCGGAGCGTTTCGTCGCCGTCTGCTGCGATGTGACCAGCGAGGCGAGCATTGCCGAATTGGCAGAACGCGCTGCCGGCAGCGGCGTCGTCCGAACCCTCGTCAACAATGCCGGGGCCGCCCGCGCCACCAGCCTGCACGAGACGACGCCCGAGATCTGGCGGGCCGACAATGCGCTCAATCTCGAAGCGGCATTCTTATGTTTCCGCGCCTTCGAACCGATGCTGAAGACCTCCAAGGGTTCGGTCGTCAACATCGCCTCGGTCAACGGCCTGCATGTCTTCGGCCATCCGGCCTATAGCGCCGCCAAGGCAGGCCTCTTGCATTTCACCCGGCTGGTCGCCGTCGAATATGGCAAGTTCGGCATCCGCTCCAATGCGGTGGCGCCCGGCACGGTGAAGACGCAGGCCTGGGAAGCGCGCGCCGCCGCCAACCCGAACGTGTTCGAGGAGGCGCGCCGCTGGTACCCTCTGCAGCGCGTCGTCGATCCCAAGGACGTCGCCAATGCCGTGGCCTTCCTTGCCAGCCCATTGGCCGCGGCCATTACGGGCGTCTGCCTGCCCGTCGATTGCGGCCTGACGGCCGGCCAGGCCGAGCTGGCGCGAACCTTCTCGCAATCAGAACATTACTGA
- a CDS encoding MFS transporter — protein MRRLFPDVFRNPAIRASMIAIFTFGMAGAMTAPYRSIVGIRELGLSDGLYSILAFASAAVNVVVSVLLGNLADRLGEYRSAMIGACIFGIVGYGVVYAFPSAAVFVGSALLPLPIYGALNSLLFANARAAMQGMNREDMVTANSGVRAMISLSWVLIPGMTGLLLSGASSMLPAYLFAALSCLLCQGIILFALPKRAATEIDTIDHLSHLGALRQVISPGISAHIIGVALITSTLHLNDALLPLIATGAAHGALSDVGILVGIVALLEIVFIIVWSRIARQAGQMTALAAGTIVYAVFLGLLGFASAPWHLYALTLLAGIGAAAIISIPITYLQDLIADRPGLGSALISVNVFASAGIGALVFAAGTYVTGYSGTAMLSAVTGLSGITILGLPQRRNAVAPVDAELR, from the coding sequence ATGCGCCGCCTCTTTCCCGACGTCTTCCGCAATCCGGCAATCCGCGCCAGCATGATCGCCATATTCACTTTCGGAATGGCGGGGGCGATGACCGCGCCCTATCGCTCGATCGTCGGCATCCGCGAGTTGGGGCTGAGCGACGGTCTCTATTCCATCCTGGCCTTTGCTTCGGCGGCGGTGAACGTGGTCGTCAGCGTTCTGCTCGGCAATCTCGCCGACCGGCTGGGCGAGTACCGTTCGGCGATGATCGGCGCCTGCATTTTCGGCATCGTCGGCTACGGCGTGGTCTATGCCTTTCCGAGCGCGGCCGTCTTCGTCGGCAGCGCGCTGCTGCCACTTCCGATCTACGGCGCGCTGAATTCACTGCTTTTCGCCAATGCGCGGGCGGCGATGCAGGGCATGAACCGGGAGGACATGGTGACGGCGAACTCGGGCGTGCGCGCCATGATCTCGCTATCCTGGGTGCTGATCCCCGGCATGACTGGCCTTCTGCTTTCGGGCGCATCGAGCATGCTGCCGGCCTATCTCTTTGCCGCCCTCTCCTGTCTCTTATGCCAGGGCATCATCCTCTTCGCCCTGCCGAAGCGCGCGGCAACGGAGATCGACACCATCGACCATCTTTCCCATCTCGGCGCCCTGCGGCAGGTGATTTCGCCGGGGATTTCGGCGCACATCATCGGGGTGGCGCTGATCACCAGCACGCTGCATCTCAACGATGCGCTGCTGCCGTTGATCGCTACCGGCGCGGCGCATGGTGCACTCAGCGATGTCGGCATTCTGGTCGGGATCGTCGCCTTGCTCGAGATCGTCTTCATCATCGTCTGGTCGCGGATAGCGCGGCAGGCCGGTCAGATGACCGCGCTTGCCGCCGGCACGATCGTCTATGCCGTCTTCCTCGGCCTTCTCGGCTTTGCCTCCGCGCCGTGGCATCTCTACGCGCTCACCTTGCTCGCCGGTATCGGCGCGGCGGCGATCATCAGCATCCCGATCACCTATCTGCAGGATCTCATCGCCGACCGGCCGGGGCTCGGCAGTGCACTAATCTCCGTCAACGTCTTTGCGAGTGCGGGCATCGGGGCGCTGGTCTTTGCCGCCGGCACCTATGTGACCGGATACTCCGGGACCGCCATGCTGAGCGCCGTCACCGGATTGTCGGGGATTACGATCCTCGGCCTGCCGCAGCGACGAAATGCCGTTGCGCCTGTCGACGCCGAGCTTCGATAA
- a CDS encoding ROK family transcriptional regulator encodes MKAISGTNLEQAKSHNRRVVIEAVRTHGPLSRAAIARMTALTPQTVSNIVEELESSQLLVAAEAQKLARGQPIIPYSINPHGAYSIGLELGRRRASGVLTDLSGAVCARIEHQVEQADPQQAMPALQTIVEDLQEAFVFDRNRLLGVGIALPGRYADGGTTSLSPHSLPGWQDFPVGHALEQRVGVPVLVENDATAAAIGERLHGVARGLGSFVYLFLAGGGGIGAGMFLDGHLYKGSRNNAGEIGHIIVEPHGRLCSCGKRGCLDRYLSPSVAYEFMGIANAGELSPDDLDALIAEGREGLDAWLDQAVEPLRQTVDFLELAFDPQTIVLGGSIPTSLMRRLAERLEPLHDPLDPGRKRTLLRIMIGMTGKDTAILGAAALPIFSETNPRFDVLQKPVG; translated from the coding sequence ATGAAGGCGATCTCCGGCACGAATCTCGAGCAGGCCAAGTCTCACAACCGGCGCGTGGTGATCGAGGCTGTGCGCACCCACGGTCCGCTGTCGCGGGCGGCGATTGCCCGAATGACGGCGCTGACGCCGCAGACCGTCTCCAATATCGTCGAGGAGCTGGAGAGCTCGCAGCTTCTCGTTGCGGCCGAGGCTCAGAAGCTGGCGCGAGGCCAGCCGATCATTCCCTACAGCATCAATCCGCATGGTGCCTATTCGATCGGCCTGGAGCTTGGCCGTCGACGCGCCAGCGGTGTGCTGACGGACCTCTCGGGCGCCGTCTGCGCCCGCATCGAGCACCAGGTCGAACAGGCCGATCCGCAACAGGCCATGCCGGCGCTGCAAACAATCGTCGAGGATCTTCAAGAGGCTTTCGTCTTCGATCGAAACAGGCTGCTCGGCGTCGGCATCGCCCTGCCCGGCCGCTACGCCGATGGCGGCACCACGTCTCTCAGCCCGCACAGCCTGCCGGGCTGGCAGGATTTCCCGGTCGGGCATGCACTGGAACAACGGGTCGGAGTGCCGGTCCTCGTCGAGAACGACGCGACGGCGGCCGCAATCGGCGAGCGTCTTCACGGTGTCGCCCGCGGCCTCGGCAGTTTCGTCTATCTGTTTCTGGCCGGCGGCGGCGGCATCGGCGCCGGAATGTTTCTCGACGGCCACCTCTACAAGGGCAGCCGCAACAATGCCGGCGAGATCGGTCATATCATCGTCGAGCCGCATGGCAGGCTCTGCAGCTGCGGCAAGCGCGGCTGCCTGGATCGCTATCTCTCGCCCTCGGTCGCCTACGAATTCATGGGCATCGCCAATGCCGGGGAGCTTTCCCCCGACGATCTCGATGCGCTGATCGCCGAGGGACGTGAAGGCCTGGATGCGTGGCTCGATCAGGCCGTCGAGCCGCTGCGCCAGACCGTCGATTTTCTGGAGCTCGCCTTCGATCCGCAGACCATCGTGCTTGGCGGCAGCATCCCGACGTCACTGATGCGCCGGCTGGCCGAACGGCTGGAGCCGCTGCATGATCCGCTCGATCCCGGCCGGAAGCGGACGCTGCTCCGCATCATGATCGGCATGACCGGCAAGGATACGGCGATCCTCGGCGCAGCCGCCCTGCCGATCTTTTCCGAAACCAATCCGCGCTTCGACGTCCTGCAAAAGCCGGTCGGCTGA
- a CDS encoding DMT family transporter, with the protein MANAALFIATVLIWGTTWIAIAIQVGPVPVLVSVFYRFALAAVILVAILAFMRRLKLPALRDQPFILAQALCLFSLNFICFYNAAGFIPSGLISVIFSLATIYNAVNARLFFGDRITGRTLLAAALGATGLLLLFAEEVVVDFNVGTLKGIGLAALGTLFFSLGNMASRRNSAAGISPLTANGWGMTYGAVVLLLLIALTQTPIVTPPDITYLAALLYLAAIGSVIGFTAYLMLVSRIGSSRAAYATVLFPIVALSLSTIFEGYHWTSLGLIGLALTLLGNVVIFARPLARRALQADARLPAGG; encoded by the coding sequence ATGGCAAATGCCGCTCTCTTCATCGCGACCGTCCTCATATGGGGCACGACCTGGATCGCCATTGCGATCCAGGTCGGTCCCGTGCCGGTCCTGGTCTCGGTCTTTTACAGATTTGCGCTCGCAGCCGTGATCCTCGTTGCCATCCTGGCTTTCATGCGGCGGCTGAAGTTGCCGGCCTTGCGTGACCAACCTTTCATCCTGGCGCAAGCGCTCTGCCTGTTCAGCCTCAATTTCATCTGTTTCTACAACGCCGCCGGCTTCATCCCGTCCGGGCTGATCTCCGTCATCTTCTCGCTCGCAACGATCTACAATGCCGTCAATGCGCGCCTGTTCTTCGGCGACCGCATTACAGGCCGCACGCTGCTCGCGGCAGCGCTCGGCGCCACCGGCCTGCTGCTGCTGTTCGCAGAGGAGGTTGTCGTCGATTTCAATGTGGGCACGTTGAAAGGGATCGGGCTCGCGGCGCTCGGCACGCTGTTCTTCTCGCTCGGCAATATGGCCTCGCGTCGAAACAGCGCGGCGGGAATTTCACCGCTGACCGCCAATGGCTGGGGCATGACCTATGGCGCGGTCGTTCTCCTGTTGCTGATTGCCCTAACGCAAACGCCGATCGTGACGCCGCCTGACATCACCTATCTCGCCGCCTTGCTCTATCTCGCGGCAATCGGATCGGTGATCGGTTTCACCGCCTATCTCATGCTGGTCTCCCGCATCGGCTCCTCACGCGCCGCCTATGCCACCGTCCTGTTCCCGATCGTCGCCCTGTCATTGTCGACGATCTTCGAGGGCTACCACTGGACCAGCCTCGGCCTGATCGGCCTGGCGCTGACGCTTCTCGGCAACGTGGTCATCTTTGCACGACCTCTGGCCCGTCGCGCGCTCCAAGCAGATGCGAGGCTGCCGGCAGGCGGGTAA
- a CDS encoding AraC family transcriptional regulator: MSYERPDGHTFSLYLNGGAGTRRLDGSPAARGRPGALCVMPQGHSSEWEITDPFDFVHLYVPDDQMRRMFAETFDRDARFMAVAEATFADAPVLAHTLRQLTEAMLAGDHLLAEEAMTQTISDFLVDPRYGGMRPCAISGGLAPHVRRRSLDYIEAHLGETIRLQDLATIGQLSAFHFQRMFRASYGVSPHGWVAHRRVERAKSMLRGPDPIAQIASACGFSSQSHMTRAFKSATGVTPSAYRQRQ; encoded by the coding sequence ATGAGCTATGAGCGGCCGGACGGACATACGTTCAGCCTTTATCTCAACGGAGGCGCCGGAACGCGCCGTCTGGACGGCAGCCCCGCCGCGCGAGGACGGCCCGGGGCCTTGTGTGTCATGCCACAGGGGCACTCGTCCGAATGGGAAATCACCGATCCCTTCGACTTCGTCCATCTCTATGTTCCCGACGATCAGATGCGCCGGATGTTTGCCGAGACGTTTGACCGCGATGCGCGGTTTATGGCTGTTGCCGAAGCGACCTTCGCCGATGCACCCGTCTTGGCGCATACGCTTCGGCAGTTGACGGAAGCGATGTTGGCGGGGGATCATCTGCTGGCTGAAGAAGCGATGACGCAGACGATCAGTGATTTTTTGGTTGATCCGCGTTATGGAGGGATGCGCCCTTGCGCGATCAGCGGCGGGCTCGCGCCCCATGTGCGCCGCCGCAGCCTGGACTATATCGAGGCCCATCTCGGCGAGACCATCCGCTTGCAGGATCTGGCGACGATCGGCCAGCTCAGCGCCTTTCATTTCCAGCGGATGTTCCGGGCAAGCTATGGTGTGTCCCCGCATGGCTGGGTGGCTCACCGGCGTGTCGAGCGCGCCAAATCGATGCTGCGCGGCCCGGACCCGATCGCACAGATCGCTTCGGCCTGCGGCTTCAGCAGCCAGAGCCACATGACGCGGGCTTTCAAGTCGGCCACAGGCGTCACACCCTCTGCCTACCGGCAGCGGCAGTGA
- a CDS encoding beta-N-acetylhexosaminidase: MSTPRPNALRLETIWNPPAEGKEFSYVLRLKNLGSEPLSSFSLCVSGPGRVDPAGRVEGATVSQRLSNFTEFQPPANFVLGAGETWTISVYALSWQFRHWTDGATSAYLALSDGSTIVLGVGPTRSSVSNAPLKRGAEIYPVPVNAPVPVSIIPWPNRVAVASRRPLPAGFAPQAQSPEGEAAAKGFAALAEHLFAVEGIVRTQAEGAVRVGLKEAAGFGSEAYRLSFEEEAITIEASSRTGFLYGLVTLGQIWRGARLHPQVFQFPASGEIVDEPSMGWRGLHLDVARQFYGAAEVKKLLAVLAWNKLNRFHWHLSDDEAWRVEIDAYPALTEIGAWRGHGLAVPPLLGSSPARTGGYYTKPVIREIVALAKNFGIEIVPEIDMPGHCYAMQQAIPELRDPAEKGSYYSVQGFPDNCINPAREQTYQIVETILSELIELFPFKTIHLGADEVPLGAWSGSPEALARLSAIAGDEVADAHAKRLNVVTNTHGADDIHGSGAAILQAEFLERVQRFLASKGCITGGWEEAAHGDVIDKSKSYLCSWRNVEVSAELAERGYQMVVCPGQVYYLDMALRTDWDEPGASWAGNSNAEKLYNFDPVGGWTASQKQQLLGIQACIWSEPMTDRAVFDRLVFPRLSALAETGWTKPSSKSWERFKALAGLMPLLYGLQES, encoded by the coding sequence ATGTCGACACCGCGACCGAACGCCCTGCGGCTTGAAACCATTTGGAATCCGCCTGCCGAGGGCAAGGAATTCTCCTATGTCCTGCGCCTCAAGAACCTAGGCAGCGAGCCGCTTTCGAGTTTTTCCCTCTGCGTCAGCGGTCCGGGCCGCGTCGACCCCGCCGGACGCGTGGAAGGCGCAACGGTGTCGCAACGGCTTTCTAATTTCACCGAATTCCAGCCGCCGGCCAACTTCGTTCTCGGCGCAGGCGAAACCTGGACGATCTCCGTCTATGCGCTCAGCTGGCAGTTCCGCCACTGGACGGACGGCGCGACGAGTGCCTATCTCGCATTGTCCGATGGCAGCACCATCGTGCTCGGCGTCGGGCCGACACGCTCTTCCGTCAGCAATGCGCCGCTGAAGCGCGGTGCCGAGATCTATCCCGTTCCCGTCAACGCGCCCGTTCCGGTGTCGATCATTCCCTGGCCGAACCGCGTCGCCGTCGCATCGCGCCGCCCGCTGCCGGCGGGTTTTGCGCCGCAGGCGCAGAGCCCTGAAGGGGAGGCGGCGGCAAAAGGCTTCGCGGCGCTGGCGGAGCATCTCTTCGCGGTCGAAGGCATCGTGCGAACCCAGGCCGAAGGCGCGGTTCGTGTCGGCCTGAAGGAGGCTGCCGGCTTCGGGTCGGAGGCCTATCGGCTGAGCTTCGAAGAAGAGGCGATCACGATCGAGGCAAGCAGCCGCACCGGCTTCCTCTACGGCCTCGTCACGCTCGGCCAGATCTGGCGCGGCGCCAGGCTGCACCCCCAAGTTTTCCAGTTTCCCGCATCCGGCGAGATCGTCGACGAGCCGTCGATGGGCTGGCGCGGTCTGCATCTCGATGTCGCACGCCAGTTCTATGGCGCGGCCGAGGTCAAGAAGCTGTTGGCGGTGCTGGCCTGGAACAAGCTCAACCGCTTCCACTGGCACCTATCCGACGACGAGGCCTGGCGCGTGGAGATCGATGCCTACCCGGCCCTGACAGAGATCGGCGCATGGCGCGGCCACGGTCTCGCCGTGCCGCCGCTTCTGGGTTCAAGCCCGGCGCGGACGGGCGGCTACTACACCAAGCCTGTCATCCGCGAGATCGTCGCCCTCGCAAAGAACTTCGGCATCGAAATCGTGCCGGAGATCGATATGCCCGGACATTGTTACGCCATGCAACAGGCGATACCGGAGCTGCGCGATCCGGCCGAAAAAGGCAGCTATTACTCGGTTCAGGGTTTTCCCGACAACTGCATCAATCCGGCGCGCGAACAAACCTACCAGATCGTCGAGACCATTCTCTCCGAACTCATCGAGCTCTTTCCGTTCAAGACGATCCATCTCGGCGCCGACGAGGTTCCCCTCGGCGCATGGTCCGGCTCGCCGGAAGCGCTGGCGCGCCTCAGCGCCATCGCCGGCGACGAGGTTGCCGATGCGCATGCCAAACGGTTGAACGTCGTCACCAACACCCATGGCGCCGACGACATTCACGGCTCGGGCGCCGCCATCCTGCAGGCGGAATTCCTTGAGCGTGTCCAGCGCTTCCTCGCGAGCAAGGGCTGCATCACCGGCGGCTGGGAGGAAGCCGCGCACGGCGACGTCATCGACAAGTCGAAGAGCTATCTCTGCAGCTGGCGCAATGTTGAGGTTTCGGCCGAACTCGCCGAACGCGGCTATCAGATGGTCGTCTGCCCGGGCCAGGTCTATTATCTCGACATGGCGCTGAGGACGGACTGGGATGAGCCCGGCGCCAGCTGGGCAGGAAATTCCAACGCGGAAAAGCTCTACAATTTCGATCCCGTCGGCGGCTGGACAGCGAGCCAGAAACAGCAACTGCTCGGCATCCAGGCCTGCATCTGGTCCGAGCCGATGACGGATCGCGCCGTCTTCGACCGTCTCGTCTTCCCGCGCCTTTCGGCACTTGCCGAAACCGGCTGGACGAAACCCTCGTCCAAGTCATGGGAACGTTTCAAGGCGCTCGCGGGGCTGATGCCGCTGCTCTATGGATTGCAGGAGTCGTAG
- a CDS encoding DHA2 family efflux MFS transporter permease subunit, with protein MSERLEAARPDGRPAMVWFGFLAMCVGMFMAILDVQVVATSLPTIQSALGIDPDQMSWIQTAYLIAEVVAIPLTGLLTRLLTMRWLFVVAISLFVTASAGCAASGSFGALVAWRVLQGFSGGTLIPSVFSAVFILFPNERQALATTIAGVLAVLAPTVGPIVGGWLTETYSWHWLFLINILPGLASAILAARFLPRQEADRSELRHLDGLSLLLMAAALTALELSLKEAPTSGWTSAYVLSLLAVCLLSGGAFITRTLRRRRPIVDLGNFGDRNFLVGSVLSFILGIGLFGSVYLMPVFLAFIRGHDALEIGVTMLVTGIAQLVTAPVAVALEKRMDARLLSAAGFALFAIGVGMSAFQDPRSDYDAMFWPQVVRGVAIMFCLLPPTRLALGTLPADRVPDASGLFNLMRNLGGAIGIALIDTIIYTRSEPLGQDLWAHLEAGDIEAATFVGAPAEIISGHSGSFDADTMATLDPLVQTAASVQAINEAWMVVAVLTGCALLSVPFARRPAPA; from the coding sequence ATGTCGGAACGACTTGAAGCTGCTCGTCCTGATGGAAGGCCCGCCATGGTCTGGTTCGGCTTCCTGGCCATGTGCGTCGGCATGTTCATGGCAATCCTCGACGTTCAGGTGGTGGCGACATCGCTGCCGACCATCCAGTCGGCGTTGGGCATCGATCCGGATCAGATGAGCTGGATACAGACGGCCTATCTGATCGCCGAAGTGGTCGCCATCCCGCTGACCGGTCTGCTGACGCGGCTTTTGACGATGCGTTGGCTGTTCGTCGTCGCCATCAGCCTGTTCGTGACGGCGTCGGCCGGTTGTGCGGCGAGCGGCAGCTTCGGCGCGCTGGTCGCCTGGCGGGTGCTTCAGGGCTTTTCCGGCGGAACGCTGATCCCTTCGGTGTTTTCAGCCGTGTTCATTCTGTTTCCGAACGAGCGGCAAGCGCTTGCGACGACGATTGCCGGCGTGCTTGCGGTGCTTGCGCCCACCGTCGGCCCGATCGTCGGCGGATGGCTGACCGAAACCTATTCCTGGCACTGGCTGTTCCTGATCAACATCCTTCCGGGGCTTGCCTCGGCAATCCTTGCGGCCCGCTTTCTTCCCAGGCAGGAGGCCGATCGGTCCGAACTCAGGCATCTCGACGGGCTGTCGCTCCTCTTGATGGCGGCAGCGCTGACGGCGCTGGAACTCAGCCTCAAAGAGGCGCCGACCAGCGGCTGGACCTCGGCCTACGTCCTCAGCCTGCTGGCCGTCTGCCTTCTCTCGGGCGGCGCGTTCATAACGCGAACGCTGCGCCGACGCCGGCCGATCGTCGATCTTGGCAATTTCGGCGATCGGAATTTTCTCGTCGGCTCGGTTCTGAGCTTCATCCTCGGCATCGGCCTTTTCGGCTCGGTCTATCTCATGCCGGTCTTTCTCGCTTTCATCAGGGGACACGACGCCCTTGAGATCGGCGTGACCATGCTGGTCACGGGCATCGCACAGCTGGTCACTGCGCCGGTCGCTGTCGCGCTGGAGAAACGCATGGATGCGCGGCTGCTGTCGGCCGCAGGTTTCGCGCTGTTTGCGATCGGCGTCGGCATGAGCGCGTTTCAGGATCCGCGCTCGGATTACGACGCGATGTTCTGGCCCCAGGTGGTGCGCGGCGTCGCCATCATGTTCTGCCTGCTGCCGCCGACCCGGCTGGCGCTCGGCACGCTTCCGGCTGATCGCGTTCCCGATGCGAGCGGGCTTTTCAATTTGATGCGCAATCTCGGCGGCGCCATCGGCATCGCGCTGATCGACACCATCATCTACACACGCTCGGAGCCGCTGGGACAAGACCTCTGGGCACATCTTGAGGCCGGCGACATCGAGGCGGCCACGTTTGTCGGCGCGCCTGCCGAGATCATATCGGGACATAGCGGCAGCTTCGATGCGGATACCATGGCGACGCTCGATCCGCTGGTCCAGACCGCGGCCAGCGTTCAGGCGATCAACGAAGCCTGGATGGTCGTCGCCGTCCTGACCGGCTGCGCCCTGCTCTCGGTCCCTTTCGCCAGGCGGCCGGCGCCGGCATGA
- a CDS encoding cupin, whose translation MNTETIIFDESDWVPNNPRLPVLLYRDVFADGGPRDFKDRFAANGWTGIWTNGVFDYQHYHSGAHEVLGIARGSATLLIGGPGGRALEVTAGDCLVLPAGTGHQNLGCTSEFEVIGAYPKGQHADIQTSAASSEMLAKISSVPLPDTDPVQGPSGFLIEKWR comes from the coding sequence ATGAACACCGAGACGATTATTTTCGATGAGAGCGACTGGGTTCCGAACAACCCACGCCTTCCTGTATTGCTTTACCGGGATGTCTTTGCCGACGGTGGACCTCGCGATTTCAAAGATCGCTTCGCGGCAAACGGTTGGACCGGCATCTGGACGAACGGTGTCTTCGATTATCAGCACTACCATTCCGGTGCTCATGAAGTGCTGGGCATTGCACGTGGCAGCGCCACGCTGCTGATCGGCGGTCCCGGCGGTCGAGCGCTCGAAGTCACGGCGGGAGACTGTCTGGTGCTTCCAGCCGGAACCGGGCACCAAAACCTCGGCTGCACGTCGGAGTTCGAGGTCATCGGGGCTTATCCCAAGGGGCAGCATGCCGACATTCAGACTTCGGCTGCTTCAAGTGAAATGCTGGCGAAAATCTCGTCAGTGCCCCTGCCCGATACCGATCCCGTTCAGGGACCATCGGGATTTCTCATCGAGAAGTGGCGATAG